The Nitrospira sp. sequence TACACTTCATTGTCAAAGACCACGTGAATGAAATTCTTCGGTTTCAACGCGCCGACGGTCGCGAGTGTGCCCATGCCCATTAAGACATTTCCGTCGCCGTCAAAGGTGACGACTTGTTTATTCGGCTTTGCGAGTGCCACCCCAAGTGCGATAGCCGGAGCATTGCCCATAGAACCGATCATGTAGAAATGAGTGGGCCGATCCGCAATCTTGTGAGCCTCCCGAGAGGGAAACCCGTTGCAGATAATGACCGGCTGATCCGTCAGCAACTCCAGCAAGGCGGCCATGGCTTGCGCGCGACTGACCAAGGTGCCTTGCTCGGGCCTCATGGGTGCAACCCCTTCACCACACCCTTCGTAATAAAAAGCGCGACCGGAATCCGCTGTGTCATAAACGTCGCCGCAACCCATCTGAAATCTTCGATCGCTGTGTGTTCCGTCAAGGTACGGTGTGGAATCTTGACCGTATCGAGCAATTGCGGCATCACTTCGCCCATCACCAGATGCTCCGGAGCGTCCTTCCCCCCTTGGCCCCGCCATGACACAATCAGCACACAGGGTTGTTGATAAATCAGATTAAGGGAAATGAGCGCGTTCAGGGAGGTGCCGAGCCCTGAGTTCTGCATTAACACAGCCGGGGTTCTCCCCGCCATATATGCGCCCGCAGCCATGCCGACCGCTTCATCCTCCCGGACCGCAGGGACATAGAGCCGGCGGGTCATCAACTCCGCGATAATTCCTCCCAGAATCGAATCCGGCACACCGGTGAAAAAATTTACTCCCATGTCCTGCAGAGCCTGTACGAACACGTCACTCTCGATCACTGAGCGCTCCCCCCAGAAGTAACCGGCACACGCCTGCGAAAGCCGGCGCATTATAAAATACGCCTCGGCGCCTTCTCAAGGACGATCGGCGGTTGTGTTCGCTCCAGCAGCATGCTAGCGTGAGTGCACCCGATG is a genomic window containing:
- a CDS encoding sulfopyruvate decarboxylase subunit beta yields the protein MRPEQGTLVSRAQAMAALLELLTDQPVIICNGFPSREAHKIADRPTHFYMIGSMGNAPAIALGVALAKPNKQVVTFDGDGNVLMGMGTLATVGALKPKNFIHVVFDNEVYGTTGNQPTISNVVPLEKVAKAAGYVNVERVLDRDDLIYEFKDMLKKDGPSMLLIKVNEFAEDAGRVVHDPSDITRRFMKAIEG
- a CDS encoding sulfopyruvate decarboxylase subunit alpha, translated to MIESDVFVQALQDMGVNFFTGVPDSILGGIIAELMTRRLYVPAVREDEAVGMAAGAYMAGRTPAVLMQNSGLGTSLNALISLNLIYQQPCVLIVSWRGQGGKDAPEHLVMGEVMPQLLDTVKIPHRTLTEHTAIEDFRWVAATFMTQRIPVALFITKGVVKGLHP